One stretch of Glycine soja cultivar W05 chromosome 7, ASM419377v2, whole genome shotgun sequence DNA includes these proteins:
- the LOC114417981 gene encoding lysM domain receptor-like kinase 3 isoform X2 gives MMVLVQKPHWGLLLLFLLFQLHLHCSTCYPTEPMNCTDTSRVCTSFMAFKRGPNHTLALIESMFDVLPGDITVEGNGWGYMFIRKNCSCAAGIKKYVSNTTFTVKSNEGLVYDMVMDAYDGLAFLPNTTRMARNGAVVSLRLFCGCSSGLWNYLVSYVMRDGDSVESLASRFGVSMDSIESVNGIGNPDNVTVGSLYYIPLDSVPGDSYPLNNAAPPVPVLSPSFDNFSADQVNHKAHVPYGWIVGGLGVALVLIILTVILCVCLRSSNCFADTRTHEKDAEGKISHKFHILRNPSFFCGSGRYICGKHVDQKQTDGESSNHTIMVPKASTLWPDVFDMDKPVVFTYEEIFSTTDGFSDSSLLGHGTYGSVYYSLLRDQEVAIKRMTATKTKEFMLEMKVLCKVHHANLVELIGYAASHEELFLVYEYAQKGSLKSHLHDPQNKGHSPLSWIMRVQIAIDAARGLEYIHEHTKTHYVHRDIKTSNILLDASFRAKISDFGLAKLVGKANEGEISTTKVVGTYGYLAPEYLSDGLATTKNDVYAFGVVLFEIISGKEAIIRSEGTMSKNADRRSLASIMLGALRNSPDSMSMSSLREYIDPNMMDLYPHDCVFKLAMLAKQCVDEDPILRPDMRQVVISLSQILLSSVEWEATLAGNSQVFSGLVQGR, from the exons ATGATGGTTCTGGTGCAAAAACCCCATTGGGGGttgcttcttctctttctcctctttCAGCTCCACCTTCACTGCAGCACCTGCTACCCCACAGAACCCATGAACTGTACGGACACAAGCCGTGTTTGCACTTCTTTCATGGCCTTCAAGCGTGGACCGAACCACACACTTGCTCTGATTGAAAGCATGTTTGATGTTTTGCCTGGTGACATCACAGTTGAAGGCAACGGTTGGGGTTACATGTTCATAAGGAAGAACTGTTCTTGTGCTGCTGGCATAAAAAAATACGTGTCCAACACCACTTTCACTGTGAAATCCAATGAGGGGTTGGTGTATGACATGGTGATGGATGCCTATGATGGCCTTGCTTTCCTTCCCAACACTACCAGGATGGCCAGGAATGGTGCTGTTGTGTCACTGAGGTTGTTCTGTGGCTGCTCCAGTGGACTGTGGAACTATTTAGTCAGTTATGTGATGAGAGATGGGGATAGTGTTGAGTCCTTGGCAAGCAGATTTGGGGTTAGTATGGATAGCATTGAGAGTGTGAATGGCATTGGTAATCCTGATAATGTCACTGTTGGTTCACTTTATTATATACCCCTTGATTCTG TTCCTGGTGATTCTTATCCCCTGAATAATGCTGCTCCACCGGTTCCTGTTCTTTCCCCATCCTTTGATAATTTTTCAG CTGATCAAGTCAATCATAAGGCTCATGTACCCTATGGATGGATCGTTGGGGGTTTAGGAGTTGCGCTTGTTCTAATAATATTAACTGTTATTCTCTGTGTTTGTCTGAGATCATCAAATTGTTTTGCTGATACCAGAACTCATGAGAAAGATGCTGAGGGCAAGATCTCTCATAAATTCCATATTCTTCGGAACCCAAGTTTTTTTTGTGGTTCTGGAAGGTACATATGTGGCAAACATGTTGATCAGAAGCAAACAGATGGTGAATCCAgcaatcacacaattatggTTCCCAAAGCTTCAA CTCTTTGGCCTGACGTATTTGACATGGATAAGCCTGTTGTCTTTACATATGAAGAGATTTTCTCCACTACTGATGGTTTCTCTGATTCAAGTCTACTTGGGCATGGAACATATGGTTCTGTTTATTATAGCCTCCTCCGTGATCAG GAAGTTGCTATTAAAAGAATGACAGCTACTAAAACCAAAGAGTTTATGTTAGAGATGAAAGTTTTGTGCAAGGTTCATCATGCTAATCtg GTAGAATTGATTGGCTATGCAGCTAGTCATGAGGAGCTTTTCCTAGTATATGAATATGCTCAGAAGGGTTCACTCAAAAGCCATTTGCATGATCCTCAAAATAAGG GTCACTCCCCGCTTTCTTGGATCATGAGGGTTCAGATTGCAATTGATGCTGCTAGGGGCCTTGAATACATACATGAGCACACAAAAACTCATTATGTTCACCGTGATATCAAGACAAGTAACATTTTACTTGATGCTTCCTTTAGAGCAAAA ATTTCAGATTTTGGGTTAGCGAAACTTGTTGGGAAAGCAAATGAGGGAGAAATTTCAACTACCAAAGTTGTTGGTACATATGGATATCTTGCTCCGGA ATATTTGAGTGATGGTCTTGCGACCACTAAAAATGATGTCTACGCATTTGGTGTTGTCCTTTTTGAGATCATATCAGGAAAAGAGGCCATCATCCGATCAGAAGGCACAATGTCAAAAAATGCTGATAGACGTTCACTGGCATCCATA ATGCTGGGAGCTCTTAGGAATTCGCCTGATTCTATGAGCATGTCAAGCTTGAGAGAATATATTGATCCAAATATGATGGATCTGTATCCCCATGATTGTGTATTTAAG TTGGCCATGTTGGCAAAGCAATGTGTGGATGAGGACCCCATCTTACGACCTGATATGAGACAAGTTGTGATATCCCTTTCACAGATTCTGCTGTCTTCAGTTGAGTGGGAAGCAACTCTAGCTGGGAATAGCCAGGTTTTCAGTGGCCTTGTTCAGGGAAGATAG
- the LOC114417981 gene encoding lysM domain receptor-like kinase 3 isoform X1 translates to MMVLVQKPHWGLLLLFLLFQLHLHCSTCYPTEPMNCTDTSRVCTSFMAFKRGPNHTLALIESMFDVLPGDITVEGNGWGYMFIRKNCSCAAGIKKYVSNTTFTVKSNEGLVYDMVMDAYDGLAFLPNTTRMARNGAVVSLRLFCGCSSGLWNYLVSYVMRDGDSVESLASRFGVSMDSIESVNGIGNPDNVTVGSLYYIPLDSAVPGDSYPLNNAAPPVPVLSPSFDNFSADQVNHKAHVPYGWIVGGLGVALVLIILTVILCVCLRSSNCFADTRTHEKDAEGKISHKFHILRNPSFFCGSGRYICGKHVDQKQTDGESSNHTIMVPKASTLWPDVFDMDKPVVFTYEEIFSTTDGFSDSSLLGHGTYGSVYYSLLRDQEVAIKRMTATKTKEFMLEMKVLCKVHHANLVELIGYAASHEELFLVYEYAQKGSLKSHLHDPQNKGHSPLSWIMRVQIAIDAARGLEYIHEHTKTHYVHRDIKTSNILLDASFRAKISDFGLAKLVGKANEGEISTTKVVGTYGYLAPEYLSDGLATTKNDVYAFGVVLFEIISGKEAIIRSEGTMSKNADRRSLASIMLGALRNSPDSMSMSSLREYIDPNMMDLYPHDCVFKLAMLAKQCVDEDPILRPDMRQVVISLSQILLSSVEWEATLAGNSQVFSGLVQGR, encoded by the exons ATGATGGTTCTGGTGCAAAAACCCCATTGGGGGttgcttcttctctttctcctctttCAGCTCCACCTTCACTGCAGCACCTGCTACCCCACAGAACCCATGAACTGTACGGACACAAGCCGTGTTTGCACTTCTTTCATGGCCTTCAAGCGTGGACCGAACCACACACTTGCTCTGATTGAAAGCATGTTTGATGTTTTGCCTGGTGACATCACAGTTGAAGGCAACGGTTGGGGTTACATGTTCATAAGGAAGAACTGTTCTTGTGCTGCTGGCATAAAAAAATACGTGTCCAACACCACTTTCACTGTGAAATCCAATGAGGGGTTGGTGTATGACATGGTGATGGATGCCTATGATGGCCTTGCTTTCCTTCCCAACACTACCAGGATGGCCAGGAATGGTGCTGTTGTGTCACTGAGGTTGTTCTGTGGCTGCTCCAGTGGACTGTGGAACTATTTAGTCAGTTATGTGATGAGAGATGGGGATAGTGTTGAGTCCTTGGCAAGCAGATTTGGGGTTAGTATGGATAGCATTGAGAGTGTGAATGGCATTGGTAATCCTGATAATGTCACTGTTGGTTCACTTTATTATATACCCCTTGATTCTG CAGTTCCTGGTGATTCTTATCCCCTGAATAATGCTGCTCCACCGGTTCCTGTTCTTTCCCCATCCTTTGATAATTTTTCAG CTGATCAAGTCAATCATAAGGCTCATGTACCCTATGGATGGATCGTTGGGGGTTTAGGAGTTGCGCTTGTTCTAATAATATTAACTGTTATTCTCTGTGTTTGTCTGAGATCATCAAATTGTTTTGCTGATACCAGAACTCATGAGAAAGATGCTGAGGGCAAGATCTCTCATAAATTCCATATTCTTCGGAACCCAAGTTTTTTTTGTGGTTCTGGAAGGTACATATGTGGCAAACATGTTGATCAGAAGCAAACAGATGGTGAATCCAgcaatcacacaattatggTTCCCAAAGCTTCAA CTCTTTGGCCTGACGTATTTGACATGGATAAGCCTGTTGTCTTTACATATGAAGAGATTTTCTCCACTACTGATGGTTTCTCTGATTCAAGTCTACTTGGGCATGGAACATATGGTTCTGTTTATTATAGCCTCCTCCGTGATCAG GAAGTTGCTATTAAAAGAATGACAGCTACTAAAACCAAAGAGTTTATGTTAGAGATGAAAGTTTTGTGCAAGGTTCATCATGCTAATCtg GTAGAATTGATTGGCTATGCAGCTAGTCATGAGGAGCTTTTCCTAGTATATGAATATGCTCAGAAGGGTTCACTCAAAAGCCATTTGCATGATCCTCAAAATAAGG GTCACTCCCCGCTTTCTTGGATCATGAGGGTTCAGATTGCAATTGATGCTGCTAGGGGCCTTGAATACATACATGAGCACACAAAAACTCATTATGTTCACCGTGATATCAAGACAAGTAACATTTTACTTGATGCTTCCTTTAGAGCAAAA ATTTCAGATTTTGGGTTAGCGAAACTTGTTGGGAAAGCAAATGAGGGAGAAATTTCAACTACCAAAGTTGTTGGTACATATGGATATCTTGCTCCGGA ATATTTGAGTGATGGTCTTGCGACCACTAAAAATGATGTCTACGCATTTGGTGTTGTCCTTTTTGAGATCATATCAGGAAAAGAGGCCATCATCCGATCAGAAGGCACAATGTCAAAAAATGCTGATAGACGTTCACTGGCATCCATA ATGCTGGGAGCTCTTAGGAATTCGCCTGATTCTATGAGCATGTCAAGCTTGAGAGAATATATTGATCCAAATATGATGGATCTGTATCCCCATGATTGTGTATTTAAG TTGGCCATGTTGGCAAAGCAATGTGTGGATGAGGACCCCATCTTACGACCTGATATGAGACAAGTTGTGATATCCCTTTCACAGATTCTGCTGTCTTCAGTTGAGTGGGAAGCAACTCTAGCTGGGAATAGCCAGGTTTTCAGTGGCCTTGTTCAGGGAAGATAG
- the LOC114417984 gene encoding uncharacterized protein LOC114417984 isoform X1, with amino-acid sequence MKKTNNEKPVLELMNSQIDEVVVQAIEVNYKNNKTISKEGKTQIESFSRVLSDMLSSLKPWLPKIQNALNPQDIVSDDETRECDRPKPEETTLNLVSPSPLVSWRANCTVKRGRQMFMLTPLPLSSKHHQPKPYFPPPTTSSTTTFKDSDMVKPTPIKQKLPNNQDRSMLVMMTPCLKMSPPRSCLLLEPISEISRLGGDHKVRKGTPYPVGIHCSDSKSSGSDDSSRDLSLMYPELQGIHKSGIGKKTVEVSPDWLTSPPKTCVLLEPPDEKKIDGHLCVQIADNIFNEQVSKFEDDDVSNDHNQAKESCNQESTPMPESSFQRGKCPGENTLKKELWTKFEVASTWGCQPKVPTVQKSAHKGFLDLLEEASCDE; translated from the exons ATGAAAAAGACTAATAATGAGAAACCAGTGTTAGAATTAATGAATTCGCAGATTGACGAGGTTGTCGTGCAAGCCATTGAAGTGAATTACAAGAACAACAAAACCATAAGCAAAGAGGGCAAAACGCAAATCGAGTCTTTCTCCCGTGTCCTTTCTGACATGCTCTCTTCTTTGAAG ccATGGCTTCCCAAAATTCAAAATGCCCTTAACCCTCAAGACATAGTTTCTGACGATGAAACCAGAGAATGCGACCGTCCCAAACCCGAAGAGACAACCTTAAATTTAGTATCTCCTTCACCCCTGGTGTCATGGCGTGCCAACTGCACTGTCAAAAGAGGTAGACAGATGTTCATGCTGACACCTCTTCCATTATCGTCCAAACACCACCAACCTAAACCATATTTCCCTCCTCCCACCACATCATCAACCACTACCTTCAAGGATAGTGATATGGTGAAACCAACACCAATTAAGCAGAAACTTCCAAACAACCAAGACAGATCCATGCTTGTTATGATGACTCCGTGCTTGAAAATGTCACCTCCTAGATCCTGCCTTTTGCTCGAACCCATATCCGAAATCTCGCGTTTGGGTGGGGATCACAAGGTTCGCAAGGGCACTCCCTATCCTGTTGGGATTCATTGCAGTGATTCAAAATCTTCTGGCAGTGATGATTCTTCGCGTGATTTGTCGTTGATGTATCCGGAGCTCCAAGGGATACACAAGTCAGGAATTGGGAAGAAAACCGTGGAAGTGTCGCCCGATTGGTTAACCTCTCCTCCTAAAACTTGTGTTTTGTTGGAGCCACCTGACGAAAAAAAGATTGATGGTCACTTGTGTGTTCAGATAGCTgacaatatttttaatgaacaaGTCAGCaagtttgaagatgatgatgtttCAAACGATCATAATCAAGCCAAAGAATCTTGTAATCAAG AGAGCACTCCCATGCCTGAAAGTTCGTTTCAAAGGGGAAAATGTCCTGGTGAAAATACTTTGAAGAAGGAGTTATGGACCAAGTTTGAGGTAGCATCCACTTGGGGATGTCAACCTAAGGTACCCACAGTTCAAAAGAGTGCTCACAAAGGGTTTCTTGACCTACTGGAAGAAGCTTCCTGTGATGAATAA
- the LOC114417984 gene encoding uncharacterized protein LOC114417984 isoform X2, whose translation MNSQIDEVVVQAIEVNYKNNKTISKEGKTQIESFSRVLSDMLSSLKPWLPKIQNALNPQDIVSDDETRECDRPKPEETTLNLVSPSPLVSWRANCTVKRGRQMFMLTPLPLSSKHHQPKPYFPPPTTSSTTTFKDSDMVKPTPIKQKLPNNQDRSMLVMMTPCLKMSPPRSCLLLEPISEISRLGGDHKVRKGTPYPVGIHCSDSKSSGSDDSSRDLSLMYPELQGIHKSGIGKKTVEVSPDWLTSPPKTCVLLEPPDEKKIDGHLCVQIADNIFNEQVSKFEDDDVSNDHNQAKESCNQDNFVGNLSHVESTPMPESSFQRGKCPGENTLKKELWTKFEVASTWGCQPKVPTVQKSAHKGFLDLLEEASCDE comes from the exons ATGAATTCGCAGATTGACGAGGTTGTCGTGCAAGCCATTGAAGTGAATTACAAGAACAACAAAACCATAAGCAAAGAGGGCAAAACGCAAATCGAGTCTTTCTCCCGTGTCCTTTCTGACATGCTCTCTTCTTTGAAG ccATGGCTTCCCAAAATTCAAAATGCCCTTAACCCTCAAGACATAGTTTCTGACGATGAAACCAGAGAATGCGACCGTCCCAAACCCGAAGAGACAACCTTAAATTTAGTATCTCCTTCACCCCTGGTGTCATGGCGTGCCAACTGCACTGTCAAAAGAGGTAGACAGATGTTCATGCTGACACCTCTTCCATTATCGTCCAAACACCACCAACCTAAACCATATTTCCCTCCTCCCACCACATCATCAACCACTACCTTCAAGGATAGTGATATGGTGAAACCAACACCAATTAAGCAGAAACTTCCAAACAACCAAGACAGATCCATGCTTGTTATGATGACTCCGTGCTTGAAAATGTCACCTCCTAGATCCTGCCTTTTGCTCGAACCCATATCCGAAATCTCGCGTTTGGGTGGGGATCACAAGGTTCGCAAGGGCACTCCCTATCCTGTTGGGATTCATTGCAGTGATTCAAAATCTTCTGGCAGTGATGATTCTTCGCGTGATTTGTCGTTGATGTATCCGGAGCTCCAAGGGATACACAAGTCAGGAATTGGGAAGAAAACCGTGGAAGTGTCGCCCGATTGGTTAACCTCTCCTCCTAAAACTTGTGTTTTGTTGGAGCCACCTGACGAAAAAAAGATTGATGGTCACTTGTGTGTTCAGATAGCTgacaatatttttaatgaacaaGTCAGCaagtttgaagatgatgatgtttCAAACGATCATAATCAAGCCAAAGAATCTTGTAATCAAG ATAATTTTGTTGGCAATTTATCACATGTAGAGAGCACTCCCATGCCTGAAAGTTCGTTTCAAAGGGGAAAATGTCCTGGTGAAAATACTTTGAAGAAGGAGTTATGGACCAAGTTTGAGGTAGCATCCACTTGGGGATGTCAACCTAAGGTACCCACAGTTCAAAAGAGTGCTCACAAAGGGTTTCTTGACCTACTGGAAGAAGCTTCCTGTGATGAATAA